Within the Scomber scombrus chromosome 4, fScoSco1.1, whole genome shotgun sequence genome, the region aaggagaaaaaagtgaTCATTACTTGTCTGGAAAATGTAATTGATCTGTGTTCATACTAGAGGTTGTTTGTCTATTGATGGTCACCAATGGGAGGTCACTATGTAGACTTGCATCACTCTGCTGCAATTAAGTGTACCTGGTGGTTTTGCCAATTTGAGCTCAGCACTGTCCGGGTTCACACATTTGGAACAAATGTCTTCTCTAATGAGAGAGCAACCCACGGTGGCAGTTAAGTTAGTGCTGCCCAAGTATTAGATAAGGACATGGAACAGCTAAAAGTGTGAACTTGAGGATTTAAGTCTGAACGAATCGTGAATTTAATGACTTCCGACTATACTTGTCAAAAACCAACTACACCATTATTTCCCACCTTAATTAGGAACTTTAAATACTGAATTCAGGCAAATATTGTTTGTCTAGATGCTGCGTTCATTTCTCTGTCTTTATGCTTTGTGTTCACCTGCAGACTGCGATAGTGCGGTCATGACGGACACAGTGATGAGCAGCAGCTCGGATCGCTGGGTGTCCAACGACAGGCAGAGAACCATGCATGCGAGGTAAGCGTGATTATCACAAGATTTTCGGTACTGCCATCCATCATCATGGCTGCACCAACACTAATCtgtaatccttttttttcacctgcatCCCTCTGATGTGTGATCTGTGACACAGTGATAAAGAGCAGTAAGTAGATAAACTCCTACTCAATCTCTCTCATCTCCCCTTCTGCATTGTGTGTATCTGCCAGAAagcaatgtgtgtgttgatattGTGAATGCATGTTCATTCATAGATATGAGATGCGTATGTATTGTGCACAATCTGCTGTTGTCTTTGCagatttgttttctgtctgctcaATTTGCCCAAACATTGAATgtgaagtgtgtctgtgtataggCAAATGCGAGATTAGATATCATCATATCATGAAATTGTCAGCAGTGTAACCAGAGAATATGTTTGGCTCACAGGGGCAACTGGACCAAACAGCCAGGATCTGGTTCTGGTCCAGACCTgacagatgaagagaaagagattaTAAACAGTGTGATCGCCCGTGCTGAGAAAATGGAGGCCATGGAGCAGGAGAGGATTGGGTGAGCCATTGTTAAACATGGAGTGCTTTCACCAATAATATTCCTGTATGAAAACATTATGACCTGTTGATAATAATGAGGTGCACTCATTTTGACCTGGGGTAATTAACAGTGAAATTTTAAGTAAGATGTCACCCTGTGCTGCTGCAGGCGCTTGATAAACCGCCTGGACGACATGAAGAAGACTGTGTGTGGGGATGGATTGTCCCGCTGTGTGCTGTGTGGGGAGCAGCTTGGCTCACCTGGGGTCAGCTCAGTGGTGTGTGAGGACTGCAAAAAGGTAGGTAATGAGTCAGCCAATTATAACAAAGCAAATTAACAACCCTCTCTTCTGCTGCAATTCAGTCTAAAGTTGACAATAGGTCATGGTCTGTGAGctgtgtaacattttaaatgatgtacagctggaaatctttatttttccctttcGTGTAGAACATGTGTACCAAGTGCGGTACACAGTGTAGCAGTCGGCCACGCGCGGTGTGGCTATGTAAGATCTGCAGAGAACAGCGAGAGGTGAGTGCTTTACCCCTGAgaataaataaaggaataaacTTAACTTAATTCGGAACCCcacaacacacattttgtttgttttttctcaggtATGGAAGAGATCTGGTGCCTGGTTCTTTAAAGGTTTCCCTAAACATTTCCTGCCTTCACCCATGCCGTTATCTAAAACAAGACAGGATGCAGCCGAGCCCAAAGGACCACCAGCCTCTGGGCCCAGGAAGTCAGAAACCAAGCCACAACCACTAGGTAAACACAGCACAACTGTTGAAACAGCATCTAAGCTTCAAACCTCAGAGTGGGCATTTCCCAAGTCATCAGTTCAGGGACAGCTGACCGCGTTGCTAGGAATTGGTGATGTGCCAGTGGATAATACcgtattgtgtatatatattaaaaacactaaTACATGCAGGGTGTTTGCCAACAGCTGCTGAGTCATTGGCAGCTACTGCACACTCAGTGTTGTCCCACATTATACAGGAGGGTGTTTTGCTGTTCTGTCATGGGTCCAAATATGTTGATGGCTAATGACCAGACTGTCAAAAATCAGCACATGTACATTACACTGTTACCGAATCATGACACACAGTAACTTATCAGCAGAGTTAACCTGGGTGTGCTCTAATCACAGATGGGGATAATCAACGGCTATCAGTGTTGACAACAGTATTATTACATTACAATTTTAACCAAAAAAGTACACaagtcaaaacaaacactgcatttttttttgttgttgcagaaattaattttaaattcaattagaCTTCAAACACTTTTTCAGTGCACCACCTCCTCAGTGTCATTACATCAGCATCTGTACACCAGTCCTCTCACAGCCCCACCTTTCTTTGCGCTTTTCCCAAACATCACACCTTTTATCTGCTTCCCAAATTTGGGAGTAGGCCTACCACCCACTGTTACAAAGGAGGGGGATGGAGAGGCCAATTAAGCTGTGGCAAGGTGCATGCTGTGACATGAGATGTGTCTCCAGGTGGTGCTGGCATGATGGgtcatattgtattttttcacactttcagCATGATTACCTGTGCATTGTGACATCCCCATAAAAGATAGAGGTAGCCTGAGCAGATGAATGCTATATAGCGGCTGCACATACAGTAGTTGGCTGCCACAGCTTGTTGTAGTGTATGTAGGTCAATGCCTTTGCAACAAAAAAGCTGCAACATCAAAAGTATCCAGATAGACTAGGGAGTATTACAGATTCCACTGCAGCAGGAGCCTGAAGTGGTGTGATTATGCATGTTTCCCTAATGTATAGTGTATATATACTGTGTTATGCTATTCATGCTAATTTTCAGGGCCGGAGACACAGGGCCGCGCTGCTTACCCACCTGTAGCCCCTAAACCATCAGCTGTGCGCATGGCCACAGGCGGAGCAGGTCCTGAAGAAGTGGGTCAGGGAAGCCCAGTGGTCATGAAGAAGATGGTGCCTGTCCAGAGCTCCAGACCACAGCCTGCTGGTATGGCCACCATTGCCCAGCAAGGTGAGACACAATTGAGACCTCTGCACAGGTCCTCATGAGGGGCCCCAAACATAAGCCAAATATAGAATCCCCAGTCTCAGATGATTAAATGTGGTTGTAGGTTCAGTGGCAGGAGATGGAGGTGCCTACTCTTCTGGTCCAGAGCAGAGAGCGCCCCCTGCAGTACGAGAGGACAGGAGGCAGCCCGCTGCCTACAGTGCCCCTCCCGCTCGACAGCAGCCTCCCCCAGCTGCGGAGGCGGACGAAGTCAACGACTATGACTCTGATGAAGCCAGTGAGTACACCATCTGCTGTCTCTTTTCATAgagtaaatcaatcaatcaatcaatctttatttgtatagcgccaaatcacaataaagtcatctcaaggcactttacacataccgtagagcaggttctaaaccatACTCTTCAGTAAAGTGGCTGATGTGTCTAGTTTCATTTCCCCTTGTGCACACTTTGACATCAGTGATTTCCTTCCACTCACCCTAGGTTAAAAGTACCAGATGGGACGTTTTATATTTAAGTAAAGCCAAACAAATTGTTGTTCGGGATACAGTACTGGGCGTTGACCTCCTTAATTTGGCAGCAGTAATGTTCCCCGTAGGGATTCTGACTCATTTCGTGTTGATGCTTgatttttagcattttaatcTGCTGGTAATAATTCATATCTATAAATTGCCCAATAGTCCTAGCTAACAGCAAGTATCTGGCAACATCTATCTTTTTAAGAATTCGAAAAATTACAAATGATAAGCGCCATATGATATCGGAGCATAGAAATCAATATCCGAGAACAACAGCAGAGGAATATGTGAATCAGTAAATCAAACATATGAATGAAACATAGGTTGTTTAACTGTACCATGTTTGTCTTTCCTTAAATTTCCCATTTTAATGATAGGAATGGTGTCATGCCATTCATGCTCTGTGCCTGCAGCGTCAAATGGCCCTCATTGTCTCTCAGGGGGATTTGgtgataatttattttattgaggTCTGGGGATATGGAGCtatgaaaataatttaagaaaTAACAGGGCTaacagatagatagattccCCTTGTGTTTGATCCAGTCCCCTGTGTTCATAgtgaaaattacagaaatagCAGTGGTTTCATGTGCCTGTTCCCTACAGAGTTGCTGTGAGGGGTGAGAACAGCTTGTCCTCCGGTGCTGACAGTTTCAGTGGTTCAACTGATTGtaactttaacattttcagtggtgcatttcagtttaaaaagcaaatatacAATATCAATAGAATTGAATATGGTTAAACAaagtatgtttatttttctctacaggtatgtgtttttatatataattaatcaaaatgtataacgatcattaaaaaaagtggATGAGCATGTATTGCTTATTTTTAGTCATGTATGGCTCAAAGGATGGCAGCAGCAATCATTCATGGTTATTAGATGAAAGAACCCTTACTTTTCCTCTAGTGTCACCATGggtttgacatttgtggttcagagtgaaatatcttgacagcTATAAGATGGATTGGCATGAAATGTAGTACAGACATTCATGCAACCCCCCCGACAATGAATTATGAATACCTTGGTGATCCCcagacttttcatctagcaccatgAGGTCAAATGGtcaacatgttagcattgtaTACATGCAGCTCTTAGCTCAAAGTACTGCCTTACATTGTGACTAgtgtggctgtagactcttgtCTTGTTGGAAGAGCATCTGCGCTTTTGGAGCAGCAAACTGGTGGTGAAACTCAGCCCAGGATAGTTAACAGTTataaaagaaatttaaaaatgacatgtgGATATTTCATCCCCCACAGCTACATGCAAGGCAATAAAACTCCtccaaagaaaatgtgtgtgggcagcagtttcagtctgtttttaatCCAAGACCTTATTTTCTGAATGTCTCCCTTTGAGACTTTTGTGtaatttctttaatttattgCATATCTTCCTGCTTTGAAATGAGATTTTtctaaaagtaaataaaagcgTGTGAACATGCAGCATGCGTGTGAGTCAAGTTCATCTATACACATCTTTTGGACCTCTCGCCACATCCTGTGCCAGTGCTTATTGTCACTCGTATTCACAACCAGAATGTTGTTTAATCTTCCCCCTGTATTTATACTCTTAATTATTCAAGAGCAGACTTGCTGTCTCTCTGTACTCTAATGTAATGATTGGTCTGGGTCTCTTTCAGCTACTCTGGGGTCTCTAGAGTTCAGTCTGCTCTACGAACAGGAAAGCAGCAGCCTCCACTGTAGCATCCTCAAAGCAAAGGTACCACTATTCTCGTACTATCATAAATAGGAACAATTACAATCAAGTGGTTTATGTTAAAAAGCTCCTGAGTGGCACTTTAGCTTAATTGCTATCTGCTGTTCATGATATGATGGACGCGGTGCTCTTTTCATCCTCAGGGATTGAAGCCTATGGATTCAAATGGACTGGCAGATCCCTACATCAAGCTTCATCTGCTTCCAGGGGCTAGTAAGGTGAAACACACATTCCCTGCATTGagcaattacttttttttcctttttctttctttctgcttttttgtgtgtggagaTTTGTACCCTTAAATCCTGctcagtaaaatataaaaagaaggCATAATAATTTTAGACCCCTGTGGTTTGAATAGAGGCCTTTCTGCAAGCTCAAGCCTGACACCTTGTGGTTGAAAGGATAAAATCCTTGAATTACCAGGTATGGTATCTAGAAAAGGATATTGAGACATTATGAATAAAGTAAAAAGTCCCAGGTGTATTTCAGTTGTAGTGTTTGTCTATGTACTGCATGGAGAATGGGGTTAGGTTAGGCTTGCCAAAACATGTTTTGATAGGAAACCCCACCATGTAGATGCATCCTgtgaaaaaataacacaaaccaCAGATGCGAGAGATCTTGTGCTGCTGTAACGTGCCTTGAATATTTCCACTTCCTTGACTTAACCTACCCTGCATTTAACAGTCTACGAAGCTGCGCACAAAGACCTTGAGAAACACCCGCAACCCCATGTGGAATGAGACGCTCACATACCACGGCCTGACAGATGAAGACATGCAGCGCAAGACCCTCAGGTAGAGACTGTACTCCTAGCAGTCACACTTAAATCACTCAATTACCAGCAACAGCACTCTATGCAGGTTTTAAATTTAAT harbors:
- the LOC133979142 gene encoding rabphilin-3A-like yields the protein MTDTVMSSSSDRWVSNDRQRTMHASDKEQGNWTKQPGSGSGPDLTDEEKEIINSVIARAEKMEAMEQERIGRLINRLDDMKKTVCGDGLSRCVLCGEQLGSPGVSSVVCEDCKKNMCTKCGTQCSSRPRAVWLCKICREQREVWKRSGAWFFKGFPKHFLPSPMPLSKTRQDAAEPKGPPASGPRKSETKPQPLGPETQGRAAYPPVAPKPSAVRMATGGAGPEEVGQGSPVVMKKMVPVQSSRPQPAGMATIAQQVAGDGGAYSSGPEQRAPPAVREDRRQPAAYSAPPARQQPPPAAEADEVNDYDSDEATTLGSLEFSLLYEQESSSLHCSILKAKGLKPMDSNGLADPYIKLHLLPGASKSTKLRTKTLRNTRNPMWNETLTYHGLTDEDMQRKTLRLSVCDEDKFGHNEFIGETRVALKKLKINQKKNFNVCLERVVPTKRSATAGGARGIALYEDESGKDGGEVEERGRILISLMYSTQQNRLLVGVVRCVHLAAMDANGYSDPYVKIVLKPDMGKKAKCKTQIKKRTLNPEFNEEFGYEIKHSELAKKTLDISVWDYDIGKSNDYIGGCQLGITAKGERLKHWYECLKNKDKKIERWHTLVNENHVASD